TACCCTCCAGGCCGTGTGATTTCAGGAACGACTGCCACTCATGGCTTGTGTACTGACTGCCCTGATCCGAATGAACCAGCACCTGTTTTTCGGGATTACGCCGCCATACAGCCATCAGCAGTGCGTTCAGGACAATGTCCTTTGTCATCCGGGATTGCATGGACCAGCCGATAATTTTGCGTGAGAACAGATCAACAACAACGGCAAGATACAGCCAGCCTTCGTGGGTCCTGATGTAGGTTATGTCCGTTACCCAACGCTCATCAGGAGCATCCGGATTGAACTGTCGCTGGAGCCTGTTGGGTGACACGATACTGGCCTCGCCTTTACGTGCCCGCGGGCTTCGGTATCCGACCTGAGCCTTTATTCCGACACGTTTCATCAGTCTCCAGACTCTGTTTACTCCGCACTGTTGCCCGCTGTCACGCAGATCCAGATGGATTTTGCGATAACCATAGACGCATCCCGACTCCAGCCAGAACTGTTTAATCTGTCCTGTCAGTCTCAGGTCTGCCTGATGGCGTTGTGAATGCGGCTGCTGAAGCCAGGCGTAAAAACCACTGGGATGAACATCCAGCACCCGACAGAGCAGGCGAACAGGCCAGCAACAGGAGTTGTCACGGATAAAGGCGTACCTCAGTCGGACAGCTTTGCGAAGTACGCCGCGGCTTTTTTTAATATGTCCCGTTCGTCGGTAACCCGTTTCAGCTCTTTCTGGAGACGGCGGATCTCGGCCTGAGCATCTGACTGTTCTTTATTAGTGGAAGAATCCGGACCGTACTTCTTTATCCAGGCATAAAGGCTGTGGGTGGTGATATCGAGACGTGTTGCAACGCTGGCAACAGAATAACCGCGATCAACAACCTGTTTGACTGCTTCAGTTTTAAACTCTTCGGGATAACGCTTACCGCTCATGGGCACCTCTCTTTAAGCCATCTTAAATGACTCTGAGGTGTCTGTTAAACCCGTGGCGATTCAGGGTATGTATAAGAGCGGATTGGTGAAAGTTTCTGTATATATGGACGATATTATCCTTTCCAGCAAAGACTTAGTTATCCTTAACGATAACTTTAAGACCTTATGTGAGGCTTTGCAAAAATCCCGTTATGAAGTCAATGAAGTTAAAACGTCTCCGCCAGCTAAGGTTGTCACTGTTTTTAACCTTAACCTTTCTCATAATAATCTTAGAGTTACATCAAAAAGGTTAGTTGAGTTCTTACAGGCTTATGCACAGTCTAAGAACAAGCACGAGCGAAAAGGTATCGCAGCATATATCCGAAGTGTAAACCCTGATCAGGCTAATCGACATTTCCCAAAA
Above is a genomic segment from Kosakonia radicincitans DSM 16656 containing:
- a CDS encoding IS3 family transposase (programmed frameshift); translated protein: MSGKRYPEEFKTEAVKQVVDRGYSVASVATRLDITTHSLYAWIKKYGPDSSTNKEQSDAQAEIRRLQKELKRVTDERDIFKKSRGVLRKAVRLRYAFIRDNSCCWPVRLLCRVLDVHPSGFYAWLQQPHSQRHQADLRLTGQIKQFWLESGCVYGYRKIHLDLRDSGQQCGVNRVWRLMKRVGIKAQVGYRSPRARKGEASIVSPNRLQRQFNPDAPDERWVTDITYIRTHEGWLYLAVVVDLFSRKIIGWSMQSRMTKDIVLNALLMAVWRRNPEKQVLVHSDQGSQYTSHEWQSFLKSHGLEGSMSRRGNCHDNAVAESFFQLLKRERIKKKIYGTREEARSDIFDYIEMFYNSKRRHGSSEQMSPTEYENQYYQRLGSV
- a CDS encoding reverse transcriptase — encoded protein: MSVKPVAIQGMYKSGLVKVSVYMDDIILSSKDLVILNDNFKTLCEALQKSRYEVNEVKTSPPAKVVTVFNLNLSHNNLRVTSKRLVEFLQAYAQSKNKHERKGIAAYIRSVNPDQANRHFPKK